A segment of the Hemicordylus capensis ecotype Gifberg chromosome 6, rHemCap1.1.pri, whole genome shotgun sequence genome:
GGCGGAGAGGTCGTCCAGAAGACCCAGCAGAGCGTGGGCAGCGTTCTCCTCCCGGCCGAGGTAGCTGGCAGGCAGCCGTTCGCAGGACCACAGCGCCAAGGTGAAGAGGTGGTAAGGCCCCAGGCCCCCGGAGAGGCCAGCGCAGAggactgccatggctgcttggaaAGCATGgaccagagggagggggaggatctTCCTGAGGTGAAGCTCGCTAGCCGAGAACGCCAGGCGCCAGTCGGCCCCGGAGAGGGAAGGCGCGAGGTAGAAGCCACTGGCCACTTCCTCGTCCTTCAGTTTGCCATCCCAGAAGTGAGCCTGACCCAGCCACGGCTCTCCGACCTCCGGCCAGCCCTTCAGGGCCACCACCGGGACAATGTCGTAGAGGACTCGGTAGGGTCCGGCGGAGACCACCACCGAAGCGACGGAGCCGCGGTGCTCCACCCTCACGTCTTTGGCTGCGGTGGCCACGCAGCGGAAAAACCAGTCGGAGACCAGCTGGGCGGACAGGAAGGCCTCGTCGCCCGAGCAGCAGTCTGCCCAGCGGTGGACCGTCTCAGCATCGAAGGGCCGCAGGCTGAAGTGGGTGTGCCCCGGGAGGCTCTGCTTCATGTCCAAGGTGACGGGGACTCCGGCGGCATCCAGAATGGGCACCAGGAGGGTGAAGTCCACGTCGTAGTCGCCTCCGAGGGAAAGGGGGCGCAGGGTCCCTGGGTCCAGGCTGACCGTGCCCTGCTGGGCGCCACCAGAGAGAATCAGGTATCGGTTGACCAGGGGAAGCTTCCCGTCAGATTTCTGGACCTGacctgaggagagagaaagatcgTGAGGGGACGGAGGAGGTTGGGGAACCACACTAGGTGAGCATCACCCACGTTTTGTTCAAAGCTGGGGCGTGGGGCTGCAAAGTGGCACTGAGGGGTGGTTTGTCCCCCAAGTGAACCTTAACTCCATGCTGTGGGGTCGCACAGGGCTCTATCCTGCCCCACACGCTTCTCGACATGTGCCTGGAACTGCTGAAGAAGGTCATCCAGAGATTCGGTGCGAGGCGACACTCCCAGCTCCGGTTCTCCGTTTCGTCACCTCCAGAccgagcagcagcagtgctgaaaTGGTGCAGGGAATTGGTCACAGGCCAGATGGGGACCAGTCTGCTCTGCAAGCCAGAGAGGACCAAGGTTTtgtggagggaggtggggaagacTCACCTGACCAGGAGGATGTCAAGCGTGGGGCTTCCAGCTCCATCGCTAGGAGCACACGTGGCACTTATGAAAGCCCACAGAAGCTTTCATAAGCTGACTTccatgggtccatccagctccaaCTCCAGGGGTCCTCAGCTCTGGGGCCCCAGAAGCTGCCGGACTGCAATGTCCAGGACTGCCTCACCAGAAGCGAGGTGAGCCTCTGCCCAGGTGATGAGGTGGCGAGTGTGGGCATCCCACCCTTCACTGCCCGGGCATCGACTTACCTGCCCGCTGTTCCtggccaccccaccaccactgttgttggactacaactcccagcatccccagctgcaatggcctttggctagggatgatgggagttgtagtccacagcatctgggaatccccgttagaggggacactggtcgcATCCAGTTTTGGACGCAAGGTAGGAGTGCTCCTGTTTCGCGTTTTGTGGGCATGGTAATCTGTCAAGCCCAAACTGGGTAGGGCGGTTTTTGGATCACGAAGGCAAGTGGCCGCCCCACTTCCTGCTACTGCCCTTCAGTGTCTAGAATTTGCAGGTGGACTCCCTCTGAAAACAGAGGCTCCATACAGAGATCTCTCtccttctcataggaacataggaagctgccatatactgagtcagacccttggtccatctagctcagtattgtctgcacagactggcagcggcttctccaaggctgcaggcaggaatctctctcagccctctcttggagatgcagtggcttcatcccctgaggggaatatcttgcagtgctcacacatcaagtctcccataaatatgcaaccagggcagaccctgcttagctaaggggacaagtcatgcttgcttccacaagactagctctcctttcctccttcGTGCTTTTGTCtcatccccttttaaagtcaccTAATCGCCACATCTTGCaatcgccacatcttgtggcagtaagtTCTGCACACTCAACTGTGGATGTCTAGGCTATCATTGCTAATGGCTGGAAACCTAACAAAAGTATGAAGAGccttggggcaggaggaaggagtgGTTTTGAGAGGATGGGAGGGGCTCTTgtttcttgcccccccccccccgactcacCCAGCAGGGAGAAAATGGCATCTTTTGCCTGGTGCAGTTTTGAGAGGTCCCGGACGCTTGGGTTCCTGGCTTCGTATTCTTGGATGAGTTGGTTGAGCTCCTCGATCCGTGCTCCAGAGCGGAAGTCCAGGTCTGTGAGGGGTTTGGCCGGAGctggtttgggtggggggtgttcCCCAGAGTGGGATGCCATGCCCACCAGCACAGTCCTCCTTTCACAGGGGGTGCAGGGAAGCTTaatgggagaaggagcagggagggagagatctTAGGATCATAAGCGACCCCTTCCACCCCACACATCTCCTGATAAAATGTCTTGGGCATTAGAACTGGGGTTGTGGCGGATTCCAGAGAGAGGGGCTTTGCTCACACAGCTAAGGAAggggcacaggaagctgccttgcactgagtcagacccttggtccaccgagactgcctaccctgactggcagcagctctccaaggcttcaggcaggaggggtctctcccagccctacctggagatgctgccagggattgaacctgggagcttctgcatgcaagcagatacccttccactgagcgatggccgcatcccctctggggaatatcttacagcacttgagtgcagtcacccacccaaatggaaaccagggtggatcctgcttagcaaagggaga
Coding sequences within it:
- the TMEM102 gene encoding transmembrane protein 102, whose protein sequence is MASHSGEHPPPKPAPAKPLTDLDFRSGARIEELNQLIQEYEARNPSVRDLSKLHQAKDAIFSLLGQVQKSDGKLPLVNRYLILSGGAQQGTVSLDPGTLRPLSLGGDYDVDFTLLVPILDAAGVPVTLDMKQSLPGHTHFSLRPFDAETVHRWADCCSGDEAFLSAQLVSDWFFRCVATAAKDVRVEHRGSVASVVVSAGPYRVLYDIVPVVALKGWPEVGEPWLGQAHFWDGKLKDEEVASGFYLAPSLSGADWRLAFSASELHLRKILPLPLVHAFQAAMAVLCAGLSGGLGPYHLFTLALWSCERLPASYLGREENAAHALLGLLDDLSASLAHRHLPNYFLPQWNILEGLSQRAMAHLAQEVARVRADPSRHLRRAVEGAKEAKRLAKAFRNQSPAPTVSQTL